A portion of the Oncorhynchus gorbuscha isolate QuinsamMale2020 ecotype Even-year linkage group LG07, OgorEven_v1.0, whole genome shotgun sequence genome contains these proteins:
- the rpl22l1 gene encoding 60S ribosomal protein L22-like 1 encodes MAPLKQKKQTVVKRTKRGVSWKFTLDLTHPVEDGILDSANFETFLKERVKVNGKTGNLANVIEIARLKNKINVTSQKQFSKRYLKYLTKKYLKKNNLRDWLRVVASDKETYELRYFQISQEEEESDNDE; translated from the exons ATGGCACCG CTAAAGCAGAAGAAACAGACAGTGGTCAAGAGGACCAAGAGGGGGGTGTCCTGGAAGTTCACCCTGGACCTGACCCACCCTGTGGAGGACGGCATTTTGGACTCGGCCAACTTC GAAACATTCCTCAAAGAGAGGGTAAAGGTCAACGGCAAGACAGGAAATCTGGCGAATGTAATCGAGATCGCCCGCCTGAAGAACAAGATCAACGTCACGTCACAGAAGCAGTTCTCTAAGAG GTACCTGAAATACCTGACCAAGAAGTACCTGAAGAAGAACAACCTCCGTGATTGGTTGAGAGTCGTGGCGTCAGACAAGGAGACCTACGAGCTGAGATACTTCCAGATCAgccaggaagaggaggagtcagaCAATGACGAGTAG
- the LOC124039510 gene encoding eukaryotic translation initiation factor 5A-1-like isoform X1: MSQLEVPLIHRTMADTDLDFTTGESGASATIPMQCSALRKNGYVVLKGRPCKIVEMSTSKTGKHGHAKVNMVGIDIFTNKKYEDMCPSTHNMDVPHIKRNEFQLLNITDGFMSLMGDNGDVREDLRVPDSDLGKEIEQKFAASEDILVSVLSAMGEECAVAIKQMTGGK, encoded by the exons atgagccaattggaag TGCCCCTAATCCATCGCACCATGGCAGACACTGATCTTGACTTCACCACCGGAGAGTCTGGCGCCTCCGCCACCATTCCTATGCAGTGCTCTGCCCTGCGAAAGAACGGCTATGTGGTGTTGAAGGGACGCCCTTGCAAGATCGTGGAAATGTCCACCTCCAAGACAGGAAAGCACGGACACGCCAAG GTTAACATGGTGGGCATTGACATCTTCACCAACAAGAAGTACGAGGACATGTGCCCCTCTACCCACAACATGGACGTACCCCACATCAAGAGGAATGAGTTCCAG CTGTTGAACATCACTGATGGGTTCATGTCCCTCATGGGTGACAATGGAGATGTGAGGGAGGACCTGCGCGTGCCTGACTCAGACCTGGGCAAGGAGATCGAGCAGAAGTTTGCCGCTTCAGAGGATATCCTG GTCTCTGTGCTGTCTGCTATGGGGGAGGAGTGTGCTGTGGCCATTAAGCAGATGACCGGTGGCAAATAG
- the LOC124039510 gene encoding eukaryotic translation initiation factor 5A-1-like isoform X2, with protein sequence MPLIHRTMADTDLDFTTGESGASATIPMQCSALRKNGYVVLKGRPCKIVEMSTSKTGKHGHAKVNMVGIDIFTNKKYEDMCPSTHNMDVPHIKRNEFQLLNITDGFMSLMGDNGDVREDLRVPDSDLGKEIEQKFAASEDILVSVLSAMGEECAVAIKQMTGGK encoded by the exons a TGCCCCTAATCCATCGCACCATGGCAGACACTGATCTTGACTTCACCACCGGAGAGTCTGGCGCCTCCGCCACCATTCCTATGCAGTGCTCTGCCCTGCGAAAGAACGGCTATGTGGTGTTGAAGGGACGCCCTTGCAAGATCGTGGAAATGTCCACCTCCAAGACAGGAAAGCACGGACACGCCAAG GTTAACATGGTGGGCATTGACATCTTCACCAACAAGAAGTACGAGGACATGTGCCCCTCTACCCACAACATGGACGTACCCCACATCAAGAGGAATGAGTTCCAG CTGTTGAACATCACTGATGGGTTCATGTCCCTCATGGGTGACAATGGAGATGTGAGGGAGGACCTGCGCGTGCCTGACTCAGACCTGGGCAAGGAGATCGAGCAGAAGTTTGCCGCTTCAGAGGATATCCTG GTCTCTGTGCTGTCTGCTATGGGGGAGGAGTGTGCTGTGGCCATTAAGCAGATGACCGGTGGCAAATAG
- the LOC124039510 gene encoding eukaryotic translation initiation factor 5A-1-like isoform X3, producing MADTDLDFTTGESGASATIPMQCSALRKNGYVVLKGRPCKIVEMSTSKTGKHGHAKVNMVGIDIFTNKKYEDMCPSTHNMDVPHIKRNEFQLLNITDGFMSLMGDNGDVREDLRVPDSDLGKEIEQKFAASEDILVSVLSAMGEECAVAIKQMTGGK from the exons ATGGCAGACACTGATCTTGACTTCACCACCGGAGAGTCTGGCGCCTCCGCCACCATTCCTATGCAGTGCTCTGCCCTGCGAAAGAACGGCTATGTGGTGTTGAAGGGACGCCCTTGCAAGATCGTGGAAATGTCCACCTCCAAGACAGGAAAGCACGGACACGCCAAG GTTAACATGGTGGGCATTGACATCTTCACCAACAAGAAGTACGAGGACATGTGCCCCTCTACCCACAACATGGACGTACCCCACATCAAGAGGAATGAGTTCCAG CTGTTGAACATCACTGATGGGTTCATGTCCCTCATGGGTGACAATGGAGATGTGAGGGAGGACCTGCGCGTGCCTGACTCAGACCTGGGCAAGGAGATCGAGCAGAAGTTTGCCGCTTCAGAGGATATCCTG GTCTCTGTGCTGTCTGCTATGGGGGAGGAGTGTGCTGTGGCCATTAAGCAGATGACCGGTGGCAAATAG